The following proteins come from a genomic window of Coffea arabica cultivar ET-39 chromosome 11c, Coffea Arabica ET-39 HiFi, whole genome shotgun sequence:
- the LOC140016564 gene encoding uncharacterized protein → MELEENDKRMENLLTRMEQNFSKSLDQKFNVLLSKMTLAKDKIADRAERITKVEIIEMYLDEKADKWFRGIKLEKPGLSWTEFGDLLCKRFTDSICKDVVEEFNKLQQDGSVEEYQEKFEELKSLMLIKNRNLDENYFISSFISGLYEEIKPMIRMLKPDTLTETFELSQWQEY, encoded by the exons ATGGAATTGGAAGAAAACGACAAGCGAATGGAGAATCTATTGACAAGAATGGAGCAGAATTTCAGCAAGTCTTTGGATCAGAAGTTCAACGTACTTCTGTCAAAGATGACTCTTGCGAAGGACAAGATTGCGGATAGAGCGGAAAGAATTACG AAGGTCGAAATAATAGAAATGTACCTAGATGAAAAGGCTGATAAGTGGTTCCGAGGTATAAAACTTGAAAAACCTGGATTGAGTTGGACAGAATTTGGAGATCTGTTATGCAAAAGATTCACAGACAGTATTTGCAAGGATGTGGTAGAAGAATTTAACAAATTGCAACAAGATGGCAGTGTAGAAGAATATCAGGAAAAATTTGAGGAGTTGAAATCATTGATGTTGATTAAGAATAGGAATTTGGATGAGAACTATTTTATCTCTAGCTTCATTAGTGGCTTATATGAGGAGATCAAACCTATGATTAGAATGCTGAAACCTGATACATTGACAGAGACTTTTGAGCTATCTCAGTGGCAAGAGTACTAG